The Xiphophorus couchianus chromosome 5, X_couchianus-1.0, whole genome shotgun sequence genome includes a region encoding these proteins:
- the kif16ba gene encoding kinesin-like protein KIF16B isoform X2: MASVRVVVRVRPMNRREKELEAKCIIRMEGSKTSITNLKVPEGVVGDSMRERIRTFTYDFSYDSTDGRSRAFVSQETVFGDLGSDVLKAAFEGYNACVFAYGQTGSGKSYTMMGVPGDAGLIPRICEGLFSRIADASRRDEASFRIEVSYLEIYNERVRDLLRRKSSHTYNLRVREHPKDGPYVEDLSKHLVQNYSDVEELMEAGNINRTTASTGMNDVSSRSHAIFTINFTQAKFDAEMPSETVSKIHLVDLAGSERADATGATGARLKEGGNINKSLVTLGNVISALADMAPDGGNANQKKKTVFVPYRDSVLTWLLKDSLGGNAKTIMIATISPADVNYGETLSTLRYANRAKNIINKPTVNEDSNVRLIRELRAEIARLKALLLQGNQIALLDSPTALSMEEKLHQNEARVLELTKEWTNKWNETQNILKEETLALRKEGIGVVLDSELPHLIGIDDDLLSTGIILYHLKEGRTYVGREDASGEQDIILHGLDLESEHCVFENQNGTVTLVPLGGAQCSVNGVLVAAPVQLNQGAVILLGRTNMFRFNHPKEAAKLREKRKSGLLSSFSLSMTDLSKSCENLSTVMLYNPGLFTQKGPVFLRLEFERQQREELEKLEMKRRLIKEMEEKQLSEKAELERLQQEVESQRKESQEVQQRILRQEESLRRRSQDIESRLRDFLAEKERFEEERRSEVQEVALQRRKLQQEEEREVEEQTEICRELQRLQREREEQQARLEAERRRLEEQEREQLSLVSRLEEQLREAQEAAAALLARDDARRLEEERRALAEIREALLRAKEAAERTDGEDAAKEARSVQKQYLAFKEAQVDELRRLQEALQQQRELLQQEVTAERSSLQQLARSLKERQQRAPQDGGGQEETAVLRQAQHRLHFKERQLANMAASVLPALVEEQQRAQEVLQRRGGVAPAGLDNTLFQVEKELEETQDKLHLHWNGAQQLQQLQESCEFTANVARQEEKVRRKEREILAWREAQQREALEQAVARLERRHAALRPDRRHAQPDLRRVEQEIQELRRHISESENQNRAQSVGTEEKMGHSSSPVGHMQSLNPLLPLSDDRINAYIEEEVQRRLRKMNFLNGGGVDLSVSCDSLRDEEEVSDCSSLRLTDEEEEKLQNINPRRLKYENACWSNLLAPPGFEANSHLDVQNVFEEPKTELLEPRGEKRLESSDKLLIEKHLDKEKWWEGEVNILGRKEFQAVCGPDCCYKATNQLSGTNNMTGYYILSNSEDLGKMLNKTFYSEKTINDQTFEDPELSKLQISHKQDSQEEVKGSVKLEAEDLSAHLYHQLEDLKNAKNQAQNVLSHAAQELDLSKLQGSGEELIESEQVWKADANEEMKQEVEKLLDCESRVSDDIDVQNQVEPFDSHISDDFINFGQDSKHDSYQPMNQMLDRKNVLDQLENVKNGADETERADKSELLKPQSSGSEFIISEQDPADAGNGPAKLEESDNGNNFLENLENVKNQRLNLEGDEELEQDKEVSAKQELTNRSYIWDYVSKVGSQTLHPWTTRESDLLKWLSSGRDYISSKQDTRSVSDETEEDGGDAAERVSSTRNNVWDYIAKVRNQTLHPWRSDGPESQDIHAISGLNKREENEKLVNMTTSKSNLWDYVTKVKNQALYPWRAGEAELPSGQPTTLQSSEKGSSQDPSETNRSHVLGYFTGKLSDVYKDAERRIQGTRDFIRNVGVDDMKYAVSQYVTMRSRDFPLIQTTKLAPKPHSVLENKVSLVDLSSTAQGIGLNAMSLWPKGSVSSIRNAGPEDFRPEEFYQSLIELPPALAQLHSLSFQQVIDRTEPLSSQRPGRRILSIFWLRAASFDQPSPEPVCLLLSEQDLTVVSAGQDSSDTLRLFHHFDLMEIREVQISLAGQHVRLIGSRDDSVLAVFTHNQELTQEFCKAVLKARCPETFSEVTESHPLLSQDLVALSLDWTSRVPDIVSDIGLNLTSRFKRVLADLLYIVHGNMDGPGKPSLADIRPLLYSSVRLHQDSLLQFLLTDTHVALLQEDGVFHPAPRGSSRVPVQPQFQGLKLRRRSDIRCLLVRRNEACFNVDIVFTNRNQQTPKRKVEPRRRSADVPSRGARCESWKLSFGCSAEAQILINHLCI; encoded by the exons ATGGCGTCTGTCCGGGTGGTTGTGCGGGTCAGGCCGATGAACAGGCG GGAGAAAGAGCTGGAGGCCAAATGCATCATCAGGATGGAGGGAAGCAAGACCAGCATCACTAACCTGAAG GTCCCAGAGGGCGTGGTCGGCGACTCGATGAGGGAACGGATCAGAACCTTCACCTACGATTTCTCCTACGACTCGACGGACGGACGGAGCCGCGCCTTCGTCTCCCAGGAAACG GTGTTCGGGGACCTGGGCTCCGACGTGCTGAAGGCGGCCTTCGAGGGATACAACGCCTGCGTGTTCGCCTACGGACAGACCGGATCCGGGAAGTCCTACACCATGATGGGCGTCCCA GGCGACGCCGGTCTGATCCCCAGGATCTGCGAGGGTCTGTTCAGTCGGATCGCTGACGCGTCGCGGCGAGACGAAGCTTCGTTCCGCATCGAGGTCAG CTACCTGGAGATCTACAACGAGCGAGTCAGAGACCTGCTGAGGAGGAAGTCCAGCCACACCTACAACCTGCGGGTCCGCGAGCATCCCAAGGACGGGCCGTACGTGGAAG ACCTGTCCAAACACCTGGTGCAGAACTACAGCGACGTGGAGGAGCTGATGGAGGCGGGGAACATCAACCGTACCACCGCCAGCACCGGCATGAACGACGTCAGCAGCCGCTCCCACGCCATCTTCACCATCAACTTCACGCAG GCCAAGTTTGACGCAGAGATGCCGAGCGAGACGGTGAGTAAGATCCACCTGGTGGACCTGGCCGGCAGCGAGCGCGCCGACGCCACCGGCGCCACCGGCGCCCGGCTGAAGGAGGGCGGGAACATCAACAAGTCGCTGGTCACGCTGGGAAATGTCATCTCCGCTCTGG CCGACATGGCGCCGGACGGCGGGAACGCcaaccagaagaagaagacggtTTTCGTCCCCTACAGAGACTCGGTGCTGACCTGGCTGCTGAAGGACAGCCTGGGCGGGAACGCCAAGACCATCATGATCGCAA CCATCTCCCCCGCCGACGTGAACTACGGCGAGACGCTCAGCACTCTGCGCTACGCCAACCGAGCCAAGAACATCATCAACAAACCCACCGTCAACGAGGACTCCAACGTCCGGCTGATCAGGGAGCTGCGGGCGGAGATCGCCCGGCTCAAggcgctgctgctgcagggaaaCCAG ATCGCTCTGCTGGACTCGCCCACGGCTCTGAGCATGGAGGAGAAGCTGCACCAGAACGAGGCCCGG GTTCTGGAGCTGACCAAGGAGTGGACCAACAAATGGAACGAGACGCAGAACATCCTGAAG GAGGAGACGCTGGCTCTGAGGAAGGAGGGCATCGGCGTGGTTCTGGACTCGGAGCTGCCTCACCTCATTGGCATCGACGACGACCTGCTCAGCACCGGCATCATCCTTTACCACCTGAAG GAGGGACGGACGTACGTGGGCCGGGAGGACGCATCCGGCGAACAGGACATCA TTCTGCACGGCCTGGACCTGGAGAGCGAGCACTGTGTGTTTGAGAACCAGAACGGGACGGTTACCCTGGTGCCGCTCGGCGGGGCTCAGTGTTCAGTCAACGGGGTTCTGGTGGCGGCGCCGGTCCAACTCAACCAGG GAGCCGTTATTCTGCTGGGCCGGACCAACATGTTTCGCTTCAACCATCCGAAGGAAGCGGCCAAGCTCAGGGAGAAAAGGAAG AGCGGCCTCCTGTCCTCGTTCAGCCTGTCCATGACGGACCTGTCCAAGTCCTGTGAGAACCTGTCCACCGTGATGCTCTACAACCCGGG TCTCTTCACTCAGAAGGGCCCCGTCTTCCTCAG GCTGGAGTTCgagaggcagcagagagaagagCTGGAGAAGCTGGAGATGAAGAG GAGGCTGATCAAGGAGATGGAGGAGAAGCAGCTGAGTGAGAAGGCGGAGCTGGAGCGCCTCCAGCAGGAGGTGGAGAGTCAGCGCAAGGAGTCGCAGGAGGTGCAGCAGCGCATCCTGCGGCAGGAGGAGAGCCTGCGCCGCCGCAGCCAGGACATCGAGAGCCGCCTGCGGGACTTCCTTGCCGAGAAGGAGCGCTTCGAGGAGGAGCGGCGCTCTGAGGTCCAGGAGGTGGCGCTGCAGCGCAGGaagttgcagcaggaggaggaacgAGAGGTGGAGGAGCAGACGGAGATCTGCCGCGAGCTGCAGCGGCTGCAGAGGGAGCGCGAGGAGCAGCAGGCGCGCCTGGAGGCGGAGCGGCGGCggctggaggagcaggagcgGGAGCAGCTGAGTCTGGTCTCCCggctggaggagcagctgcgGGAGGCACAGGAGGCGGCGGCAGCGCTGCTGGCCAGAGATGATGCGCGGCGCTTGGAGGAGGAGCGGCGTGCGCTGGCGGAGATCAGGGAGGCGCTGCTGCGCGCCAAGGAAGCCGCCGAGCGCACGGACGGCGAGGACGCCGCTAAGGAGGCGCGCTCTGTCCAGAAGCAGTACCTCGCCTTCAAGGAGGCGCAGGTGGACGAGCTGCGGCGGCTGCAGGAggcgctgcagcagcagagggagctgctgcagcaggaggtgACAGCAGAGAGGAGCTCGCTGCAGCAGCTCGCACGCAGCCTGAAGGAACGCCAGCAGAGGGCACCGCAGGATGGCGGCGGCCAGGAGGAGACGGCGGTGCTCCGCCAGGCGCAGCACCGCCTGCACTTCAAGGAGCGGCAGCTGGCCAACATGGCCGCCAGTGTGCTGCCGGCGCTcgtggaggagcagcagcggGCGCAGGAGGTGCTGCAGCGGCGCGGTGGCGTGGCGCCGGCCGGCCTGGACAACACGCTGTTCCAGGTGgagaaggagctggaggagacgCAGGACAAGCTGCACCTGCACTGGAACGGCgcgcagcagctgcagcagctgcaggagagcTGCGAGTTCACGGCCAACGTGGCGCGGCAGGAGGAGAAGGTCCggcgcaaggagagggagatcCTGGCCTGGAGGGAGGCGCAGCAGCGGGAGGCGCTGGAGCAGGCCGTGGCCCGGCTGGAGCGCCGCCACGCCGCCCTGAGGCCCGACCGGCGCCACGCCCAGCCGGACCTCCGCAG GGTGGAGCAGGAGATCCAGGAGCTGCGGCGGCACATCAGCGAGAGcgagaaccagaaccgggcccaGTCGGTCGGAACCGAGGAGAAGATGGGTCACAGCAGCTCCCCGGTCGGACACATGCAGAGTCTGAACCCGCTGCTGCCGCTGTCTGATGACAG GATCAACGCCTACATCGAGGAGGAAGTGCAGCGACGACTGAGGAAGATGAACTTCCTGAACGGCGGCGGCGTGGATCTGTCCGTGTCCTGCGACTCTCTCAGG GACGAGGAGGAAGTTAGCGACTGTAGCTCTCTTAGGCTAACAGACGAG gaagaggaaaaactgcagaacatAAATCCACGAAGGCTGAAGTATGAG AACGCCTGCTGGTCTAACCTCCTGGCTCCTCCGGGGTTTGAGGCAAACTCGCACCTCGACGTCCAGAACGTGTTTGAGGAACCAAAGACTGAACTCCTGGAGCCTCGGGGAGAAAAACGGCTGGAGTCCTCTGATAAACTCCTGATCGAAAAACATCTGGACAAGGAAAAATGGTGGGAAGGAGAAGTAAACATTCTTGGAAGGAAGGAGTTCCAAGCTGTTTGTGGCCCTGATTGTTGCTACAAAGCGACCAACCAACTGAGTGGAACCAACAACATGACCGGTTATTATATCCTCTCTAATTCTGAGGATCTGGGGAAAAtgttgaacaaaacattttattctgagaaAACAATCAATGATCAGACATTTGAAGACCCAGAACTTTCAAAGCTTCAGATCAGTCACAAACAAGATTCACAAGAAGAGGTCAAAGGTTCAGTGAAGCTGGAAGCAGAGGATTTATCGGCCCATCTGTACCACCAATTAGAGGATCTCAAAAATGCCAAGAACCAAGCCCAGAACGTTCTCAGTCATGCAGCACAGGAGTTGGATCTTTCAAAACTGCAAGGTTCTGGCGAGGAGTTAATAGAGTCTGAGCAAGTTTGGAAAGCCGACGCTAACGAAGAGATGAAGCAAGAAGTGGAGAAGCTCCTGGACTGTGAGAGCCGTGTTTCAGACGACATCGACGTTCAAAATCAGGTGGAACCTTTCGATTCTCACATCTCTGACGATTTTATCAACTTTGGACAGGACTCAAAACATGACTCCTACCAACCGATGAACCAAATGTTGGATAGGAAGAACGTTTTAGACCAGCTTGAAAATGTCAAGAATGGAGCTGATGAAACAGAGAGAGCAGATAAGTCTGAACTGTTAAAGCCTCAAAGCTCTGGCAGCGAGTTTATCATCTCTGAGCAAGATCCAGCAGACGCCGGCAATGGTCCAGCTAAGCTAGAGGAGTCAGACAATGGGAACAACTTCCTGGAGAAccttgaaaatgtcaaaaatcaaaGGTTAAACCTGGAAGGCGATGAAGAGTTGGAACAAGACAAAGAGGTATCAGCAAAGCAAGAACTGACCAACAGGAGCTACATTTGGGATTATGTTTCTAAAGTCGGGAGCCAAACTCTGCACCCGTGGACGACCAGAGAGTCTGACCTGCTCAAGTGGCTGAGTTCTGGTCGAGACTATATCAGCTCCAAGCAGGACACGAGGTCAGTCAGTGATGAAACAGAAGAAGACGGAGGTGATGCTGCAGAAAGGGTATCCTCCACCAGGAATAACGTTTGGGATTATATTGCAAAGGTTAGGAATCAAACCCTTCACCCCTGGAGGTCAGATGGGCCTGAGAGTCAGGATATCCATGCCATCAGTGGTCTCAACAAAcgagaggaaaatgaaaaactagTGAACATGACGACCAGTAAGTCAAACCTTTGGGACTATGTTACAAAAGTCAAGAACCAGGCCTTGTACCCGTGGAGAGCAGGGGAAGCAGAACTTCCCAGCGGTCAACCAACAACATTACAGAGCTCAGAAAAAGGTTCCAGCCAAGATCCAAGTGAGACGAACAGGAGCCACGTTTTAGGATACTTCACAGGAAAACTTTCAGATGTTTACAAAGATGCAGAGAGACGAATTCAGGGCACAAGAGATTTCATCCGAAATGTGGGAGTCGACGATATGAAGTATGCCGTTTCTCAGTACGTCACCATGAGGTCCAGGGATTTTCCACTGATCCAGACAACAAAACTTGCACCAAAACCTCACTCTGTTCTGGAAAACAAAGTCTCCTTGGTGGATCTGTCCAGTACCGCTCAAGGGATTGGTTTGAATGCCATGTCATTGTGGCCGAAGGGCTCTGTGTCCTCGATCAGAAATGCCGGTCCAGAGGACTTCCGCCCAGAGGAGTTTTATCAGAGTCTAATTGAGTTGCCACCAGCTCTGGCACAGCTTCATAGTCTGTCATTCCAGCAGGTCATTGACAGAACTGAACCTCTGTCTTCTCAAAGACCAGGTAGGAGGATCCTGAGCATCTTCTGGCTCAGAGCGGCTAGCTTTGACCAACCCAGTCCAGAACCAGTCTGCCTCCTTCTGTCAGAACAGGACCTGACGGTAGTTTCAGCTGGCCAGGACTCATCGGACACCCTCCGTCTCTTCCATCACTTTGACCTTATGGAGATCCGGGAGGTCCAGATCAGCTTGGCAGGGCAGCATGTCCGTCTGATCGGATCCAGGGATGACTCGGTTCTGGCGGTCTTCACTCACAACCAGGAGCTCACACAGGAGTTCTGTAAGGCGGTGCTGAAGGCTCGCTGTCCGGAGACGTTCTCTGAGGTGACGGAGAGTCACCCGCTGCTGTCGCAGGACCTCGTGGCTCTGTCTCTGGATTGGACCTCCCGGGTTCCTGACATCGTCTCAGACATTGGTCTGAACCTCACTTCCAGGTTCAAGCGGGTCCTAGCGGACCTGCTCTACATCGTCCACGGGAACATGGACGGCCCCGGCAAACCTTCCCTGGCGGACATTCGTCCTCTGCTCTACAGCAGCGTCCGGCTGCACCAGGACTCTCTGCTCCAGTTCCTCCTGACCGACACTCACGTTGCTCTCCTGCAGGAGGACGGAGTGTTTCACCCGGCGCCGCGGGGCTCCAGCCGGGTTCCCGTCCAGCCGCAGTTCCAGGGACTGAAGCTGCGGCGGCGTTCGGACATCCGGTGTCTGCTGGTCAGGAGGAACGAGGCCTGCTTCAACGTCGACATCGTCTTCACGAATCGCAATCAGCAAACTCCGAAACGGAAGGTGGAGCCAAGGCGGCGCTCCGCCGACGTTCCCTCCCGCGGCGCTCGGTGTGAATCCTGGAAGTTAAGTTTCGGCTGCTCTGCAGAAGCTCAGATCCTCATCAACCATCTGTGCATCTGA